One region of Streptomyces rishiriensis genomic DNA includes:
- a CDS encoding carboxymuconolactone decarboxylase family protein, with translation MTDQPKQVGGGRRMLGDFSPKLAELTDDVLFEDVWNRTELAARDRSLITVAALVAGGDSDQLRFHLGHAKNNGVTETELIEAITHLAFYAGWPKAMTAITVAKQVFSA, from the coding sequence ATGACCGACCAGCCCAAGCAGGTAGGCGGCGGACGCCGCATGCTCGGCGACTTCTCCCCGAAGCTCGCCGAACTCACCGACGACGTCCTGTTCGAAGACGTGTGGAACCGCACCGAGTTGGCCGCCCGCGACCGCAGCCTGATCACCGTCGCCGCCCTCGTCGCCGGCGGCGACTCCGACCAGCTGCGCTTCCATCTCGGCCATGCAAAGAACAACGGCGTCACCGAGACCGAACTCATCGAGGCGATCACCCACCTCGCCTTCTACGCGGGCTGGCCCAAGGCCATGACCGCGATCACGGTCGCCAAGCAGGTCTTCTCGGCCTGA
- the rfbH gene encoding lipopolysaccharide biosynthesis protein RfbH: MSDRVAHILDEVRRYHQDTQDGRGFVPGVTEIWPSGAVLDDEDRAALVEAALTLRIAAGRSARKFESAFARRMRQRKAHLTNSGSSANLLAVTALTSPQLEQRRLVPGDEVITVAAGFPTTVNPILQNGLVPVFVDIDLHTYNTTAERVEKAIGPRTRAIMIAHALGNPFEIAEVAQLAEERDLLLIEDTCDAVGSTYKGQLVGTFGDLATVSFYPAHHLTMGEGGCVLTSNLALARIVESLRDWGRDCWCEPGESNTCHKRFDYQMGTLPAGYDHKYIFSHVGYNLKATDLQAALGLSQLDKLDDFCAARRRNWGRLRTGLAEVPWLLLPEPTPGSDPSWFGFVITVDPEAPFKRAELVDFLENRKIGTRRLFAGNLTRHPAYVDREFRVSGELSNSDIVTEHTFWVGVYPGLTEEMIDYVTASVTEFVGTHR, translated from the coding sequence ATGAGTGACCGGGTCGCGCACATCCTCGACGAGGTACGTCGATACCACCAAGACACCCAGGACGGACGGGGGTTCGTCCCCGGCGTCACGGAGATCTGGCCGTCCGGGGCCGTGCTCGACGACGAGGACAGGGCGGCCCTGGTCGAAGCAGCCCTGACCTTGCGGATCGCGGCGGGCAGGTCGGCCCGGAAGTTCGAGTCGGCCTTCGCCCGGCGAATGCGGCAGCGCAAGGCGCATCTGACCAACTCCGGTTCCTCGGCGAACCTCCTCGCGGTCACCGCCCTCACGTCACCGCAGCTCGAGCAGCGCAGGCTCGTTCCGGGCGACGAGGTGATCACGGTGGCGGCGGGCTTCCCCACGACCGTCAATCCCATCCTGCAGAACGGCCTCGTCCCGGTCTTCGTGGACATCGACCTGCACACGTACAACACCACCGCGGAGCGCGTCGAGAAGGCCATCGGGCCCCGCACCCGGGCGATCATGATCGCGCACGCCCTCGGTAACCCCTTCGAGATCGCGGAGGTGGCACAACTCGCCGAAGAGCGCGATCTCCTGCTGATCGAGGACACATGCGACGCGGTCGGCAGCACCTACAAGGGACAGCTCGTGGGGACCTTCGGCGACCTCGCCACAGTCAGCTTCTACCCGGCCCATCACCTCACCATGGGCGAGGGCGGCTGTGTGCTCACTTCGAACCTGGCCCTGGCGCGGATCGTGGAGTCGCTACGGGACTGGGGCAGGGACTGCTGGTGCGAGCCGGGGGAGAGCAACACCTGCCACAAGCGGTTCGACTACCAGATGGGGACGCTGCCGGCCGGTTACGACCACAAGTACATCTTCTCCCACGTGGGCTACAACCTGAAGGCAACCGATCTCCAGGCGGCCCTCGGCCTGAGCCAGTTGGACAAGCTCGACGACTTCTGCGCGGCGCGGCGGCGCAACTGGGGGCGGCTGCGCACCGGTCTGGCGGAGGTTCCGTGGCTACTGCTGCCGGAACCCACGCCGGGCAGCGACCCGAGCTGGTTCGGCTTCGTCATCACCGTCGATCCCGAGGCGCCCTTCAAGCGCGCGGAGCTCGTGGACTTCCTGGAGAACCGCAAGATCGGCACGCGCAGGCTCTTCGCCGGCAACCTGACGCGCCACCCCGCCTACGTCGACCGGGAGTTCCGCGTCTCCGGCGAGCTGTCCAACAGCGACATCGTCACCGAGCACACCTTCTGGGTCGGCGTCTACCCCGGCCTCACCGAGGAGATGATCGACTACGTCACAGCCTCCGTCACCGAGTTCGTGGGGACCCACCGGTGA
- a CDS encoding cupin domain-containing protein: MQIEPPIKTVKNPPEQFNGDAWAEMLVVPHDADQRAVLARVRFAPGTRSAWHSHARGQYLHITEGIALFGSRDGTVYEVRPGQTYYCPPGEEHWHAATSDCFMEHLAVMEAGDDPATTTLWGEHITDEEYNGSRVRA; the protein is encoded by the coding sequence ATGCAGATCGAACCCCCCATCAAGACCGTCAAGAACCCTCCCGAGCAGTTCAACGGCGACGCCTGGGCCGAGATGCTCGTCGTGCCGCACGACGCCGACCAGCGGGCGGTCCTCGCACGGGTCCGCTTCGCCCCGGGCACCCGCAGCGCCTGGCACAGCCACGCCCGCGGTCAGTACCTCCACATCACCGAGGGCATCGCCCTGTTCGGAAGCCGCGACGGCACCGTGTACGAGGTACGCCCCGGTCAGACCTACTACTGCCCGCCCGGTGAGGAGCACTGGCACGCAGCCACCTCGGACTGCTTCATGGAACACCTCGCAGTCATGGAAGCCGGCGACGACCCGGCCACCACAACGCTATGGGGCGAGCACATCACCGACGAGGAGTACAACGGCTCCCGCGTCCGGGCCTAG
- a CDS encoding AfsR/SARP family transcriptional regulator, with product MRYEMLGPLRIRNGDTYSTVNAPKVEIVLTVLLIRADQLVSLEQLMREIWGEDLPRRATAGLHVYISQLRKFLKRPGSTGNPVETRAPGYVLHKGDDQIDAQLFPELVDVGRSLLREKRNDEAASCFEQALALWRGPILGQGGNGTEANGPIIDGFSTWLTEIRLECQEMLVECQLQLGRHREAVGMLYALTAENPMYEAFYRQLMLALYRSERQADALKAYQSVRKTLHDELGLEPGRPLQDLQRAILSGDMHLMSPPLAMSGR from the coding sequence GTGAGGTACGAGATGTTGGGCCCGCTCCGCATCAGGAACGGAGACACGTACTCCACCGTCAACGCGCCGAAGGTGGAGATCGTCCTCACTGTGCTGCTCATCCGCGCCGACCAGTTGGTGTCCCTGGAACAGCTGATGCGGGAGATATGGGGCGAGGATCTGCCACGGCGCGCCACCGCGGGTCTCCACGTGTACATCTCCCAGCTTCGCAAGTTCCTCAAGCGGCCCGGCTCGACCGGCAATCCCGTGGAGACCCGTGCACCGGGGTACGTGCTGCACAAGGGCGACGACCAGATCGACGCCCAGCTCTTCCCCGAACTGGTCGACGTGGGACGGTCGTTGCTCCGCGAGAAGCGGAACGACGAGGCGGCCTCCTGCTTCGAGCAGGCGCTCGCGCTGTGGCGCGGCCCGATCCTGGGACAGGGCGGCAACGGAACCGAAGCCAACGGCCCGATCATCGACGGTTTCTCGACCTGGCTGACCGAGATCCGCCTGGAGTGTCAGGAGATGCTCGTCGAGTGCCAGCTCCAGCTCGGTCGGCACCGCGAGGCGGTGGGCATGCTGTACGCCCTCACCGCGGAGAACCCCATGTACGAGGCGTTCTACCGCCAGTTGATGCTGGCGCTCTACCGTTCCGAGCGGCAGGCTGACGCGCTGAAGGCGTACCAGTCGGTGCGCAAGACGCTTCACGACGAGCTGGGGCTGGAGCCCGGGCGCCCGCTCCAGGATCTGCAGCGGGCCATCCTCTCGGGCGACATGCACCTGATGTCACCGCCCCTTGCGATGTCCGGCCGCTGA
- a CDS encoding class I SAM-dependent methyltransferase codes for MTDNIAVGPPAPDAPLPTDGYVGDPAVRAEWDNRYADRQQLWSGRPNGALVAEVAGLPAGRVLDVGCGEGADAVWLARAGWEVTALEVSGVALERAAGHARDAGVTVRWVHAALTEAALPPASFDLVSAQYPALLRTPDAAAERALLAAVAPGGVLLLVHHAGMDTHQAHDSGFDAADYVWPSMVAALFDDDWEVEVDEQRPRPAPDGGAGAHHTDDLVLRARRLR; via the coding sequence GTGACCGACAACATCGCGGTAGGACCGCCCGCTCCCGATGCCCCCTTGCCCACCGACGGATACGTCGGAGACCCCGCCGTGCGCGCGGAGTGGGACAACCGATACGCCGACCGGCAACAGCTGTGGAGCGGCCGGCCCAACGGTGCGCTCGTCGCCGAGGTCGCCGGGCTCCCAGCCGGGCGGGTGCTCGACGTCGGCTGCGGCGAGGGCGCGGACGCCGTCTGGCTCGCCCGCGCCGGCTGGGAGGTGACCGCGCTCGAGGTCTCGGGCGTGGCGCTGGAGCGGGCCGCCGGGCACGCACGGGACGCCGGAGTCACCGTTCGCTGGGTACACGCCGCACTCACGGAAGCGGCGCTTCCGCCGGCCTCCTTCGACCTGGTCTCCGCACAGTACCCGGCCCTGCTGCGCACCCCGGACGCCGCAGCCGAGCGAGCGCTGCTCGCGGCCGTGGCGCCCGGCGGCGTGCTGCTGCTCGTCCACCACGCGGGGATGGACACCCACCAGGCGCACGACAGCGGCTTCGACGCCGCAGACTACGTCTGGCCCTCGATGGTCGCCGCACTGTTCGACGACGACTGGGAGGTCGAGGTCGACGAGCAGCGGCCGCGCCCGGCGCCGGACGGCGGCGCCGGCGCGCACCATACCGACGACCTGGTGCTGCGGGCGCGTCGGCTGCGCTGA
- a CDS encoding NDP-hexose 2,3-dehydratase family protein, producing the protein MTARGDTRARPPLKARRAAALPDRVARSAAASAGESADGIRKWLRQRREQASFAVDRIPFEALEDWSFAPGTGNLVHRSGRFFTVEGLHAVIGEHPDQEEWQQPVIVQSEVGILGILAREFDGVLHFLMQAKMEPGNPELLQLSPTVQATYSNYTKVHQGASVRYLEYFTDPSRGRVHSDVLQSEHGAWFHRKRNRNMIVEATGPVPEHEDFRWLTLRQIHELLRHDNTVNMDARSVLAGLPVRSTPYALHSDTELLSWLAVRRAATPIRSERIPLAGVSGWKRGEFSIDHEDGRYFRTVAVSVRASNREVGHWTQPLIEPRGQGVVAFLTRTFQGVPHVLARARAEGGSTDVELGPTVQCQPGNHAHLPAANRPRFLDLVTTAPPSRIRYSALHSEEGGRFLDSVSRYLILEADESDAPLDAPPGFQWVSRDQLAALTRYSHYVNVQARTLLLCLNALEDGV; encoded by the coding sequence GTGACCGCGCGCGGCGACACGCGGGCGCGGCCGCCGCTCAAGGCCCGGCGGGCTGCCGCGCTGCCCGACCGTGTCGCCCGGTCCGCGGCCGCGTCGGCCGGCGAGAGCGCGGACGGGATCCGCAAGTGGCTCCGACAGCGCCGCGAACAGGCCTCGTTCGCCGTGGACCGCATCCCCTTCGAGGCGCTCGAGGACTGGTCGTTCGCCCCGGGGACCGGAAACCTCGTACACCGCAGCGGCCGGTTCTTCACCGTGGAGGGGCTGCACGCCGTCATCGGGGAGCACCCCGATCAAGAAGAGTGGCAACAGCCTGTCATCGTCCAGTCGGAGGTCGGGATCCTGGGCATCCTCGCCCGGGAGTTCGATGGAGTCCTGCACTTCCTGATGCAGGCCAAGATGGAGCCGGGCAACCCCGAGCTGCTGCAGCTCTCACCGACCGTGCAGGCCACGTACAGCAATTACACCAAGGTCCACCAAGGCGCGTCCGTCCGCTACCTGGAGTACTTCACCGACCCGTCCCGGGGCCGCGTCCATTCGGACGTCCTGCAGTCCGAGCACGGCGCCTGGTTCCACCGCAAGCGCAACCGCAACATGATCGTCGAGGCCACGGGCCCGGTACCTGAGCACGAGGACTTCCGCTGGCTCACGCTGCGCCAGATCCATGAGCTCCTGCGTCACGACAACACGGTCAACATGGACGCGCGTTCGGTCCTCGCCGGCCTTCCCGTGCGCAGCACGCCCTACGCACTGCACTCGGACACGGAGCTGCTGTCCTGGCTGGCCGTACGACGGGCCGCGACCCCCATCCGCAGCGAACGGATCCCGCTCGCCGGCGTATCGGGCTGGAAGCGCGGCGAATTCTCGATCGACCACGAGGACGGCCGCTACTTCCGTACCGTGGCCGTGTCGGTACGGGCGAGCAACCGCGAGGTCGGCCACTGGACCCAGCCGCTGATCGAACCACGCGGACAAGGGGTGGTCGCGTTCCTCACCCGCACGTTCCAGGGTGTGCCGCACGTGCTGGCCCGGGCCCGTGCCGAAGGCGGCTCCACCGATGTGGAACTGGGTCCCACGGTTCAGTGCCAGCCCGGGAACCACGCACACCTGCCCGCCGCGAACCGACCGCGCTTCCTCGACCTCGTCACAACGGCGCCCCCCTCGCGGATCCGCTACTCCGCTCTGCACTCCGAGGAAGGCGGCCGCTTCCTGGACTCGGTGAGCCGCTACCTCATCCTGGAAGCCGACGAGAGCGACGCACCGCTCGACGCGCCGCCGGGGTTCCAGTGGGTCTCGCGGGACCAGCTCGCCGCTCTCACCCGGTACAGCCACTATGTCAACGTCCAAGCGCGGACACTGCTGTTGTGCCTCAACGCGCTGGAGGACGGCGTGTGA
- the rfbB gene encoding dTDP-glucose 4,6-dehydratase, whose product MRLLVTGAAGFIGSAYVRTVLAAGDGEVSHVTVLDRLTYAGRLDNLDLTHPRLSFVRGDVCDAELVDRLMSRADQVVHFAAESHVDRSIVGADAFVRTNVTGTQTLLDAALRRGVDRFVHVSTDEVYGSLATGRFTEMDALGPNSPYAASKAASDLIALSYHRTHGLDVRVTRCSNNYGPRQYPEKIIPLFVCRLLAGEAVPLYGDGEHVREWLHVEDHCRGVDLVRTGGRPGEVYNIGGGTELSNRELTELLLKACGGSWDQVRQVTDRKGHDRRYSILDVKARSELGYRPRRDFESGLAETVAWYRDNRSWWEPLTGGPGP is encoded by the coding sequence ATGCGTCTCCTGGTCACCGGGGCCGCCGGCTTCATCGGTTCCGCTTACGTCCGGACGGTGCTCGCGGCCGGCGACGGCGAGGTGTCCCACGTCACCGTGCTCGACAGACTCACCTACGCGGGCCGGCTCGACAACCTGGACCTCACGCACCCGCGTCTGAGCTTCGTCCGGGGAGACGTCTGCGACGCCGAACTCGTCGACCGGCTCATGTCCCGTGCCGACCAGGTGGTGCACTTCGCCGCCGAGTCTCACGTCGATCGGTCCATCGTCGGCGCGGACGCGTTCGTACGCACCAACGTGACCGGCACTCAGACGCTCCTCGACGCGGCGCTGCGTCGAGGAGTCGACCGGTTCGTGCACGTGTCCACCGACGAGGTCTACGGATCCCTGGCGACGGGCCGGTTCACCGAGATGGACGCCCTCGGTCCCAACTCGCCCTACGCGGCGTCCAAGGCGGCCTCCGACCTGATCGCCCTCTCGTACCACCGCACCCACGGCCTGGACGTCCGGGTGACCCGCTGCAGCAACAACTACGGGCCGAGGCAGTACCCCGAGAAGATCATTCCGCTGTTCGTCTGTCGGCTGCTCGCGGGCGAGGCGGTACCGCTGTACGGCGACGGTGAGCACGTACGTGAATGGCTGCACGTCGAGGACCACTGCCGCGGCGTGGACCTGGTACGGACCGGCGGACGCCCCGGCGAGGTCTACAACATCGGCGGCGGCACCGAGCTGAGCAACCGCGAGCTGACGGAACTGCTGCTCAAGGCCTGTGGCGGCTCCTGGGACCAGGTGCGTCAGGTGACGGACCGCAAGGGGCACGACCGGCGGTATTCGATCCTCGACGTCAAGGCCAGGAGCGAACTCGGCTACCGGCCCCGGCGCGACTTCGAGTCCGGGCTCGCCGAGACCGTCGCCTGGTACCGGGACAACCGCTCCTGGTGGGAGCCGCTCACCGGTGGCCCCGGGCCATGA
- a CDS encoding endonuclease/exonuclease/phosphatase family protein: protein MEISGAMDFHCEEAMVLGRGMRVLTGALIVACVVLVNRGASNGAPSARSLPAEAVKDVVPNRVMTWNLCNPCEESNADRAAEIARYAPQVIGLQEACARDVEKIRDHLESLHGLVYHVKYGTVLRNWGRCGGALWSPGAYGQAILSAAPMTDVVNVEYPHGGSEDRGYMAVTTTVGGRSVRVFNTHLAERRQEAVRADQTGVLAAAVARHERAIVLGDFNAVPDAAELAGMWKLAVDADPRCRPSATGDCEPTTDWQSKFDYVFLRGIVPMGHGVHPTPHSDHHLLHADLRIT from the coding sequence ATGGAGATCTCAGGTGCCATGGATTTCCACTGTGAGGAGGCGATGGTGCTCGGTAGGGGTATGCGTGTGCTGACGGGCGCATTGATCGTGGCCTGCGTGGTGCTCGTGAACCGCGGTGCATCGAACGGCGCCCCCTCCGCCCGGTCACTGCCCGCCGAAGCCGTCAAGGACGTCGTGCCGAACCGGGTCATGACGTGGAACCTCTGCAACCCGTGCGAGGAGAGCAACGCCGACCGGGCGGCGGAGATCGCCCGATACGCACCCCAGGTCATCGGCCTGCAAGAGGCGTGCGCGCGGGACGTCGAGAAGATCCGGGACCATCTGGAGAGCCTCCACGGGCTGGTCTACCACGTCAAGTACGGGACCGTTCTGCGGAATTGGGGCCGTTGCGGGGGAGCGCTGTGGAGTCCGGGGGCGTACGGCCAGGCGATTCTCTCGGCGGCGCCGATGACGGACGTCGTCAACGTGGAGTATCCGCACGGCGGATCCGAGGACCGTGGGTACATGGCAGTCACCACCACGGTGGGCGGCCGGAGTGTGCGGGTCTTCAACACGCACCTTGCCGAACGGCGTCAGGAGGCAGTCCGGGCGGACCAGACCGGCGTACTCGCCGCTGCCGTCGCCCGCCACGAGCGGGCGATCGTTCTGGGCGACTTCAACGCCGTGCCGGACGCCGCCGAACTCGCCGGGATGTGGAAACTGGCCGTGGACGCAGACCCCCGGTGCCGCCCCTCCGCCACCGGCGACTGCGAGCCGACCACCGACTGGCAGAGCAAGTTCGATTACGTCTTCCTGCGAGGCATCGTCCCGATGGGGCACGGTGTGCATCCGACCCCGCACTCGGACCACCATCTGCTCCACGCCGATCTGCGGATCACGTGA
- a CDS encoding TetR/AcrR family transcriptional regulator, with protein MPTGVHLRHARQQLFDAAERVLLRDGPNGLTGRAVTDEAGCAKGVLHRHFTDFDAFLTELVLDRAGQLEKQAGALRESAGTGTVRENLTSALITLFGPIPVAIIPLITFRDELRPRLRQAMPGGGIAILTQVTNAISAYLAAERELGRIAEEADIDSLTLSLVGGGHLLFADRDSGPPTTAAVNKLVTAVITDAVQRRPA; from the coding sequence GTGCCGACTGGAGTGCATCTTCGCCACGCGCGGCAGCAGCTTTTCGACGCCGCCGAACGCGTGCTTCTGCGAGACGGACCGAACGGGCTGACCGGCCGGGCCGTCACCGACGAGGCGGGCTGCGCCAAAGGCGTTCTGCACCGGCACTTCACCGACTTCGACGCCTTCCTCACCGAGCTCGTGCTCGACCGGGCCGGGCAACTCGAGAAACAGGCGGGTGCGCTGCGCGAGTCCGCCGGCACCGGCACCGTGCGGGAGAACCTCACCAGCGCTCTGATCACCCTGTTCGGGCCGATTCCGGTGGCGATCATTCCACTGATCACGTTCCGGGACGAGTTGCGCCCTCGGCTGCGGCAAGCCATGCCCGGAGGCGGCATCGCCATCCTCACCCAAGTCACGAACGCGATCTCCGCCTATCTGGCCGCCGAGCGTGAACTGGGACGCATCGCGGAAGAAGCCGACATCGACTCACTCACGCTCTCCCTGGTCGGTGGCGGACATCTTCTCTTCGCGGACCGCGACTCCGGCCCGCCCACCACGGCGGCCGTCAACAAGCTCGTGACGGCGGTCATCACCGACGCCGTACAGCGCCGCCCGGCCTAG
- a CDS encoding SDR family oxidoreductase, producing the protein MSKVFFVTGAGRGLGADIARHALQAGHRVVATGRRPGRVVEALGGEQDNLLVTALDITDPATARAAVEAAVERFGRIDVLVNNAANFYAGYFEELSEDQMRAQIETNLFGPMNVTRAVLPVMREQRSGHVITISSLAGQVGGEFTAAYATSKFGVEGFMESLRHEVEPFGIRTTIVEPGFFRTELLVDASTTYAELSVEDYAERTAATKKAWESMNGQQAGDPAKLADALLEVAALDEPPLRFIAGDDCLAAVEAKAKELLAQVEASRELGSGLAHADAA; encoded by the coding sequence ATGAGCAAGGTCTTCTTCGTCACCGGCGCCGGCCGCGGTCTGGGCGCCGACATCGCCCGTCATGCCCTGCAGGCGGGCCACCGGGTCGTGGCCACCGGCCGCCGCCCCGGGCGCGTCGTCGAGGCGCTGGGCGGTGAGCAGGACAACCTGCTGGTCACCGCCCTGGACATCACCGACCCGGCCACCGCCCGGGCGGCCGTGGAAGCGGCCGTGGAGCGCTTCGGCCGGATCGACGTCCTGGTCAACAACGCCGCGAACTTCTACGCCGGGTACTTCGAGGAGCTCTCCGAAGACCAGATGCGGGCGCAGATCGAGACGAACCTGTTCGGCCCGATGAACGTCACCCGCGCCGTCCTGCCCGTCATGCGTGAGCAGAGGTCCGGGCACGTCATCACGATCTCCTCGCTCGCCGGCCAGGTAGGCGGCGAGTTCACCGCCGCCTACGCCACGTCGAAGTTCGGCGTGGAGGGCTTCATGGAGTCCCTGCGTCACGAGGTGGAGCCGTTCGGGATCCGCACCACGATCGTCGAGCCGGGCTTCTTCCGCACCGAACTCCTCGTGGACGCCTCCACCACTTACGCCGAGCTGTCCGTCGAGGACTACGCCGAGCGGACCGCGGCCACCAAGAAGGCCTGGGAGTCGATGAACGGACAGCAGGCCGGCGACCCGGCCAAGCTCGCCGACGCCCTGCTCGAGGTCGCGGCCCTCGACGAGCCGCCGCTGCGGTTCATCGCGGGCGACGACTGCCTGGCCGCCGTCGAGGCCAAGGCGAAGGAACTCCTCGCCCAGGTCGAGGCCTCCCGTGAGCTGGGCTCCGGCCTCGCGCACGCCGACGCCGCCTGA
- a CDS encoding eCIS core domain-containing protein, whose translation MRAQDQENDLGGTRRAKAGRGSARSSLTGPAAGLLALQRSAGNAAVTRAIEEQRHEHGPGCGHADRSVQRAAETDEAQQAAVQRQVSLAEVTGSGGSGLEPRIQAKAEQAYGMSLGHVRVHNDATAQRASADFKAHAMTVGHHIVLGSSQVDDETMFHELDHVRQQSQGPVAGTDNGSGVKVSDPGDAFERQSSANGRLVAQGSAPDLSLPGAAGHGAPVQRTAVGTGERQSVQRMPAASSAKARSKKGGQAKTVAQAITKALVDNHGWKEYGGAQNKTVHLPVASASAPAHATSEGLKGAALSKMYHGTENIRKERSFAAERVDQALRWISTVTFNYLNDQRKQPEEVQAGLSAVQDETMDGDAAKRYQLYISSNKDGANKALSDLYAGQENAKAFLTAILLHNEPNLASRSAREQRHAQKLASRLLKDRTGMEAYGAVLQALGGSVSVPEKREDSATDGLHAERRIVESAPADSISAISGVKRPCMVCYMELFAGDDSKRPGPYWPSKASNIGLSTYTVDGAELLALRIHQAATQGGGTHVSLRVDCEGQERVDTGYGSESDSSASDSEQVTSAEPMDTSV comes from the coding sequence ATGCGCGCGCAGGACCAGGAGAACGACCTGGGTGGTACTCGCCGGGCCAAGGCCGGGAGGGGCTCCGCACGGTCGTCGCTCACGGGACCGGCGGCGGGCCTGCTCGCCCTCCAGCGCTCGGCGGGCAACGCGGCGGTGACGCGTGCCATCGAGGAACAGCGGCACGAGCACGGCCCCGGCTGCGGTCACGCGGACCGGTCGGTCCAGCGGGCCGCGGAGACCGACGAGGCGCAGCAGGCCGCGGTGCAGCGCCAGGTGTCGCTGGCCGAGGTGACCGGATCCGGCGGCAGCGGTCTGGAGCCGCGCATCCAGGCCAAGGCCGAGCAGGCGTACGGCATGTCGCTCGGTCACGTGCGCGTGCACAACGACGCGACGGCCCAGCGCGCCAGCGCCGACTTCAAGGCCCACGCCATGACCGTCGGACACCACATCGTGCTCGGCTCGTCACAGGTGGACGACGAGACGATGTTCCACGAACTCGACCACGTCCGGCAGCAGTCGCAGGGCCCGGTGGCGGGCACCGACAACGGCTCGGGCGTGAAGGTGTCCGACCCGGGTGACGCGTTCGAGCGTCAGTCGTCCGCCAACGGGCGCCTGGTCGCGCAGGGTTCGGCCCCCGACCTCTCGCTGCCCGGCGCGGCGGGCCACGGCGCTCCGGTACAGCGGACAGCGGTCGGGACCGGCGAGCGGCAGAGCGTGCAGCGGATGCCCGCGGCCTCCAGCGCCAAGGCCAGATCCAAGAAGGGCGGCCAGGCGAAGACGGTGGCCCAGGCGATCACGAAGGCTCTCGTGGACAACCACGGCTGGAAGGAGTACGGCGGGGCGCAGAACAAGACGGTGCACCTGCCGGTCGCCTCCGCGAGCGCCCCCGCCCACGCGACGAGCGAAGGGCTCAAGGGCGCCGCCCTCAGCAAGATGTATCACGGCACGGAGAACATCAGGAAGGAACGGTCCTTCGCGGCTGAACGCGTGGACCAGGCCCTGCGCTGGATCTCCACCGTCACCTTCAACTACCTCAACGACCAGCGCAAGCAGCCCGAAGAGGTACAGGCGGGCCTGAGCGCCGTCCAGGACGAGACGATGGACGGCGACGCAGCGAAGAGGTACCAGTTGTACATCTCGTCGAACAAGGACGGCGCCAACAAGGCGCTCTCCGACCTGTACGCGGGGCAGGAGAACGCCAAGGCGTTCCTCACCGCGATCCTGTTGCACAACGAGCCGAACCTCGCCAGCCGCTCGGCGCGCGAGCAACGGCACGCGCAGAAGCTGGCCTCGCGTCTGCTGAAGGACAGGACGGGCATGGAGGCGTACGGTGCGGTGCTTCAGGCACTCGGTGGCTCGGTGAGTGTGCCCGAGAAGCGGGAGGACTCCGCCACGGACGGCCTGCACGCCGAGCGCCGCATCGTGGAGAGCGCGCCGGCGGACAGCATCTCCGCGATCTCGGGGGTCAAGCGGCCCTGCATGGTCTGCTACATGGAACTCTTCGCCGGCGACGACTCCAAGCGCCCCGGCCCGTACTGGCCGAGCAAGGCGTCCAACATCGGACTCTCCACCTACACCGTCGACGGCGCCGAGTTGCTCGCGCTGCGGATCCACCAAGCGGCGACGCAGGGCGGCGGCACGCATGTCAGCCTCAGGGTCGACTGCGAGGGCCAGGAACGGGTGGACACCGGGTACGGCTCCGAATCCGACTCCTCGGCCTCGGACAGCGAGCAGGTCACGAGCGCGGAACCGATGGACACGAGTGTCTGA
- a CDS encoding response regulator transcription factor yields the protein MAALQPDISAVTNALTPRQTEVVRLAALGLTAKETARRLGISKTTVDEHLTEARRRVGASTKSHLVGLAVAAGIVPG from the coding sequence ATGGCCGCCCTGCAACCGGACATCTCAGCTGTCACCAACGCGCTCACTCCGAGACAGACCGAGGTGGTCCGGCTCGCGGCGCTGGGTCTGACCGCGAAGGAGACCGCCCGACGACTCGGCATTTCCAAGACGACCGTGGACGAGCACCTGACCGAGGCGCGGCGACGTGTCGGGGCCAGCACCAAGTCCCACCTGGTCGGCTTGGCGGTCGCCGCCGGTATCGTTCCCGGGTGA